The sequence CCGTGCTTTTTTTACAGCATTCTCAAAGCTTGCAAAATATATTTCCCTCAACGTTCTTTCATCTACAATGGTATCAACGGTCATTCTCCGGTGTTCCTGGTTGTTTGCGGCAAAATGTTTAAGACATGCACCCACTCCCTGACTTTGAACTCCTTTTATATGGCTTGCCGCCAGCTCTGACGAAAGATAAGGGTCTTCGGAAAAATATTCAAAATTTCTTCCACACAAAGGTGAACGCTTTATATTTGCACCTGGTCCAAGCAGTATTGAGACATTTTCCGCCTGACATTCTTCTCCTAGTGCTGCACCTACTCTCTCAACCAGTTCTCTGTCCCAGGAACATGCCAAACCTGCTGCAGACGGAAAACAGGTTGCTGGAACGCTGTTGTTGATGTCCGCAATCTCTGCATCTTCCCTCTGCTTTCTCAGTCCATGAGGTCCGTCAGTCATCATTATTGAAGGAATGCCCAGTCTCTCAACAGGCTTGGTATGCCAAAAATCCAGTCCCGAGCACAACCCTGCTTTTTCTTCCAAAGTCATCTGCTTTATTATTTTCTTGATATCTACCGCCATTTCTATCCTCCTCATGCTTTGCGTTTATATGTGCATATATATGTTAAATCGTCTTTTGGCAACCCATCAGTTTATATCAACCTTCATCGTGACATTCACCGTCATGTCGTCAAAATGTTTGTCCACGCTCTTTGAATGAATGTTTCCTGCTCCGTCAACGTAATTAAAATTGTATCTTAGTCTGGAATCTGCCCCGTCAAATACTATTGTGCCCGGTTTGAGGAATTTTACTTTTATTTTGAAGCTTTCAACTACAAAACTGTAACCCGTGCCTGTAAACGTAAACGGAATGTTGTTTATCTCACCGGTAAGCTTTATCCTGTTAACTCCGCCCATCGGCACACTTTCCGTGCTTATCCACTCAGGAGCCTCAACCAGCAGCACTCCCTGCGGAAGAATCTCTTCGTACAAAACCTTGTCAAGCACAACATCATAATATATCTTCAAAGTCATATTGTTTAAAATATCCAGAAGTTCCAGGAAATTATTTGCCTTGTAATAGTGTCTGTCTGTTCCTTCTAACGGTTTTGCTCCGCTTTCTGCTGCAATTTCTTCCAGTACGTCGCCAATATCCTCTTCTGAAAAGTCTATAAACACAAGATTGATACCCTTTGAAGTAATGATTCTTCCCATATCCTTTGCATAATCCAGTGAATTGTATGACTCATTGTCAGCCTTTATAAAATCAGCACGTCCGTTGTCTGTCTTCGGTTCATTCTTTTTATTGTCCACTGCCGTCCACCGGTTCGGTACAGAGCCTGTAATAACGACTATATATTTTGAAATCTGACCTTTTGGAGGAGGACCATTAAGAATATGATAGGCTCTTCTCATTCCGTCACCCATGTTGCTCAGGCCTGATGTTCCGGGCTTAATTTTGTCAATAGTCTCCTTCAAAGCAGCTCCTTTATCAGGCAAAGACAAATCATACTTTTTAAAATCATTATCATTGGCAGAATCGGAATACTGAATAACGGCCATTTTGGTCTTAGAACCCGCAAACTTGTCTACAAAGTTCTTTGCAGCATCTTTTACCAATTTTAAATAAGTGGATTTGTCAATATACTTTTCCTCAACAGTATCAAATTGCCCTTCAGTATGATTTACCACAAGGCCGCCGGCAAAAAAATCAAGTTCGTTCGCTGCAATAGAACCGTTAATTGTATTTTTGTCACCTGAGAAGAAAATTTTTCCTGAATTAGGGTTTGCAGGATTTCCAGGTGCATAAACTATTCCGTTTATAGTAGAGTTACTGGTCTGAAACTCTATATTTCCCCCTATGGAGTAAACATACAACTTGTCATTAGGTCCGTTGGGATACAAGTTTTGTCCCTGTATAATTATATTTCCGTCAGCAACAATAAATCCCTCACCGACGTTATTGGTATTTGTCAGTGATATAAGAACATTGCCCATAAAATACATTGAAGAATTTATAACAAGTGTACCTGCTCCAAATATTTCAAACCGTCCGGCAATTAAGTTATAAAATATAAAGATATCTTCTTGACCCGGCATTGGCTGGGGGAACCAACTCAAAAAATAATCCTCGGGTCTGAAAACCATGGAATTGCGCATCGCATCATCAATAAGTTTAGAATGGAAATTGGGCATTTCTATTGGAATCGTAATGTTTTTATATTCATTTATATTTACGTTTTTACTTGTAATGTGGAAGCTGGCAGCTGAGCAAGTTTGAGAAATACTTATACTATCCGCTGTAGAAGTAAATACATCATTTGCATGCACACTTCCGTTAATGGAAGCATCTTTTCCCTGTACAGTTAAATTATGATTTGAATATATTCCAAAGTCCAGCGGTGATAAAATATCTTCCACATAAGAATTTAACACACCTGAGTTATCCAATACAAGCACAATTTCTTTTTCTGTGTCCATCCTGCCTTCCAAAGCAATTTCTCCGCTTTGGGATAATGTTATGTCAACTTCTTCTCCAAGCTCCGCCTCATATACGGAACTTCTCGAAGCGGTGATACCGGCTCCCTGAGGGTCCTCCGACGGCACGGGCGATACGGAAGGCGAAGCTATTTTTTCAATATGTACATTGTCAAGAACAATGTCATGGGCTTTATCCGTCTCTGTTCCGATTTTCCCCATTTCAAACACAATCGCCACATTTGTACCTGTTGTGCTGTTAAATGTGAATTCACAGGTATAAGTCTTCATCTTTGGCTCAACTTCCACTATCTTGCCGAAATACTCAATCATACTGCTTGTGGCATTCTGCAATGACACCCTTATATTTCTCGGAACCGTTGACTTTGCATCAAAAGTAAGCCTGTAGGTTTTTAAATTTTCAAGTACAATTCCGTCATGCTTCAATTGAATTGCCCAGTGATTCGAGCCTGCATTCGTAATAGAAGTTTTGGACATTTT comes from Acetivibrio thermocellus ATCC 27405 and encodes:
- a CDS encoding cellulose binding domain-containing protein; this encodes MLRRLSYKQSALLIAVCILIQIISLASFGLNVYANSANISLEFYNGDFGASVSSISMNFRITNNGSSQISLSDIKLRYYFTDDGVSPITVFIDYANNNGRGINNDVTYTIKDINSSGANKYIEFGFNAQAGSLEPNTSVLMRARAYQSEYKQSFTQTNDYSFCQSNNDFAAWNKVTGYLNGVLFSGTEPVMYSPTPSLSTPTPQISPTPVATPSSVPTYQATPTPSGFETPVNWDGKAVPNGDFESGSVFWSFYCDSLSGANATNLIHSEPSGNKMSKTSITNAGSNHWAIQLKHDGIVLENLKTYRLTFDAKSTVPRNIRVSLQNATSSMIEYFGKIVEVEPKMKTYTCEFTFNSTTGTNVAIVFEMGKIGTETDKAHDIVLDNVHIEKIASPSVSPVPSEDPQGAGITASRSSVYEAELGEEVDITLSQSGEIALEGRMDTEKEIVLVLDNSGVLNSYVEDILSPLDFGIYSNHNLTVQGKDASINGSVHANDVFTSTADSISISQTCSAASFHITSKNVNINEYKNITIPIEMPNFHSKLIDDAMRNSMVFRPEDYFLSWFPQPMPGQEDIFIFYNLIAGRFEIFGAGTLVINSSMYFMGNVLISLTNTNNVGEGFIVADGNIIIQGQNLYPNGPNDKLYVYSIGGNIEFQTSNSTINGIVYAPGNPANPNSGKIFFSGDKNTINGSIAANELDFFAGGLVVNHTEGQFDTVEEKYIDKSTYLKLVKDAAKNFVDKFAGSKTKMAVIQYSDSANDNDFKKYDLSLPDKGAALKETIDKIKPGTSGLSNMGDGMRRAYHILNGPPPKGQISKYIVVITGSVPNRWTAVDNKKNEPKTDNGRADFIKADNESYNSLDYAKDMGRIITSKGINLVFIDFSEEDIGDVLEEIAAESGAKPLEGTDRHYYKANNFLELLDILNNMTLKIYYDVVLDKVLYEEILPQGVLLVEAPEWISTESVPMGGVNRIKLTGEINNIPFTFTGTGYSFVVESFKIKVKFLKPGTIVFDGADSRLRYNFNYVDGAGNIHSKSVDKHFDDMTVNVTMKVDIN